Proteins co-encoded in one Chloroflexota bacterium genomic window:
- a CDS encoding glucose 1-dehydrogenase, which yields MSTSASGPSFDLTGRVALVTGGGRGIGRGMALALAHAGADVVLAARSKDQLESTADEIEGMGRRALAVPTNVRDLDELAALFDKTDNEFGRLDILANNAGIGLRTPVLEVTPEEWDRVLDINLRSLFFASQYGLRLMVRGGYGRIINTGSLTSFLGFKPISVYGASKGGVAQLTKALAVEFAEQNITVNAIAPGYILTDLTQPRYDDPVWSNWILGRTPMNRWGMPDDLAGAVVFLASESSAFVTGHVLPIDGGWLAG from the coding sequence ATGAGCACCTCCGCCTCTGGACCGTCATTCGATCTGACCGGCCGCGTGGCCCTGGTGACCGGCGGCGGTCGCGGCATCGGGCGCGGCATGGCCCTGGCGCTGGCGCACGCGGGCGCGGACGTCGTGCTGGCGGCACGCTCAAAAGACCAGCTCGAATCCACCGCCGACGAGATCGAGGGCATGGGGCGCCGGGCCCTGGCCGTACCCACGAATGTACGGGACCTGGACGAGTTGGCCGCCCTCTTCGACAAGACGGACAACGAATTCGGCCGTCTCGACATCCTGGCGAACAACGCCGGCATCGGTCTGCGCACGCCGGTGCTCGAGGTCACGCCCGAGGAGTGGGACCGGGTGCTCGACATCAACCTGCGCAGCCTGTTCTTCGCGTCGCAATACGGGCTGCGCCTGATGGTGCGCGGCGGCTATGGCCGCATCATCAACACCGGGTCGCTGACCAGCTTCCTGGGATTCAAGCCCATCTCGGTCTACGGCGCGTCGAAGGGCGGCGTGGCGCAACTGACCAAGGCCCTCGCCGTGGAGTTCGCCGAACAGAACATCACCGTCAACGCCATCGCGCCCGGCTACATCCTCACCGACCTCACCCAGCCGCGCTACGACGATCCGGTGTGGAGCAACTGGATTCTCGGGCGCACCCCGATGAACCGCTGGGGTATGCCGGATGATCTGGCCGGTGCGGTGGTGTTCCTGGCGTCCGAGTCTTCCGCGTTCGTGACGGGCCACGTCCTGCCGATCGACGGAGGCTGGCTGGCCGGGTAG
- a CDS encoding GNAT family protein, translating to MTSEEWPPLPESIQTPRLLLRRYRLSDAEDAYAYARDPEWGRFLPPVPQPYERHHADEFVAGQVLANWSKEPAWAIEHDDRVVGGVSLRLSPRNGLAELGYSMARWLWGRGLTTEAVSAVIDAAFRCLPLRKIAARAAAANLGSIRVMEKVGMQYEGHLRQHWVVHGQTYDSVHYGLLREEWEQQADAAE from the coding sequence ATGACTTCCGAGGAGTGGCCGCCGCTGCCGGAGTCCATCCAAACGCCGCGGCTGCTCCTGCGGCGGTACAGACTCAGCGACGCAGAGGATGCCTACGCCTACGCGCGCGACCCGGAGTGGGGACGCTTCCTCCCCCCTGTCCCACAGCCCTATGAGCGGCATCACGCCGACGAATTCGTCGCCGGGCAGGTGTTAGCGAATTGGAGCAAGGAGCCCGCCTGGGCGATTGAGCATGACGACCGGGTCGTCGGCGGCGTAAGCCTGCGGTTGTCTCCCCGAAATGGGCTGGCGGAGCTCGGCTATTCGATGGCCCGGTGGCTTTGGGGCCGCGGACTCACAACCGAAGCCGTGTCGGCAGTCATCGACGCAGCGTTCCGATGCCTCCCGCTTCGCAAGATCGCCGCCCGCGCGGCAGCCGCGAATCTCGGTTCGATTCGTGTCATGGAGAAGGTCGGGATGCAGTACGAGGGTCATCTGCGGCAGCACTGGGTTGTCCACGGCCAGACGTACGACTCCGTGCACTACGGCCTTTTGCGTGAGGAGTGGGAGCAGCAAGCGGACGCCGCGGAATGA
- the def gene encoding peptide deformylase produces the protein MLSRVGPVIRRILEIPDPGLREPCAPVAEITPDLVRLAGDMFDTMHANAGVGLAAPQVGVHARLFVLELPPDDEDSLSGRRFVLINPEIELTGARKEMVEGCLSLPGFRAMVNRAEGVTVAFTQLDGSRVSLDARGLFAHAVQHEADHLNGVLFIDHLNSLLDLEKIPPEMLDWTEEAEAEAA, from the coding sequence TTGCTCTCCCGCGTTGGCCCGGTGATCCGCCGAATTCTTGAAATACCGGACCCGGGGCTGCGTGAACCGTGCGCGCCGGTTGCCGAGATCACGCCCGACCTCGTGCGCCTGGCGGGCGACATGTTCGACACCATGCACGCCAATGCCGGAGTTGGGCTCGCCGCGCCGCAGGTCGGGGTGCACGCGCGCCTGTTCGTGCTGGAGCTGCCGCCCGACGATGAGGACTCGCTGTCGGGCCGCCGGTTCGTGCTGATCAATCCCGAAATTGAACTGACCGGCGCGCGCAAGGAGATGGTGGAAGGCTGCCTGTCACTGCCCGGATTCCGTGCGATGGTCAATCGCGCCGAGGGAGTGACGGTGGCGTTCACGCAGCTCGACGGGTCGCGCGTCTCGCTCGACGCGCGCGGGCTTTTCGCCCATGCCGTGCAGCACGAGGCCGATCATCTCAACGGCGTGCTCTTCATCGACCATCTCAACTCGCTGCTGGACCTGGAGAAGATTCCGCCCGAAATGCTGGACTGGACCGAAGAGGCAGAGGCCGAAGCCGCGTAG
- the moaD gene encoding molybdopterin converting factor subunit 1 — MSGSRAPQAATDAAPAGAAIRVSLLLFASVAEAVGERRREVRVPEGTTARGLFEQLAADVPALAGRADHVSFARNQQFVPPDTVLADGDELAVIPPVSGGA, encoded by the coding sequence ATGAGTGGTTCAAGGGCGCCGCAGGCGGCCACGGACGCCGCGCCGGCCGGCGCGGCGATCCGGGTTTCGCTGCTGCTGTTCGCTTCGGTGGCCGAAGCCGTGGGCGAGCGCCGGCGTGAGGTGCGCGTGCCCGAGGGCACGACGGCCCGCGGCCTGTTTGAACAATTGGCGGCCGACGTGCCGGCGCTGGCGGGCCGCGCCGATCACGTCTCCTTCGCGCGCAACCAGCAGTTCGTGCCGCCGGACACGGTCCTTGCGGATGGCGATGAGCTGGCGGTGATCCCGCCGGTTTCGGGGGGCGCATGA
- a CDS encoding molybdenum cofactor biosynthesis protein MoaE, with protein MNIKLTHEPIDADALIQRVTLPGNGGICTFHGIVRDNMDGRPVVKLEYEAFEPMALQELERIGRQAEERWGLTDVEIVHRIGELGIGEASVVIAVGAPHRAEAFEACRYIIDTLKTTVPIWKKEWYRDGAVWIEPTAAG; from the coding sequence ATGAACATCAAGCTCACGCATGAGCCCATCGACGCCGACGCGCTGATCCAGCGGGTGACGCTGCCCGGAAATGGCGGCATATGCACCTTTCACGGCATCGTGCGCGACAACATGGACGGCCGCCCGGTCGTGAAGCTGGAGTACGAGGCGTTCGAGCCGATGGCACTGCAGGAGTTGGAGCGCATCGGGCGGCAGGCGGAGGAGCGCTGGGGCCTGACGGACGTGGAGATCGTGCACCGGATCGGCGAGCTGGGGATCGGCGAGGCCAGCGTGGTGATTGCGGTCGGCGCGCCGCACCGCGCCGAGGCCTTCGAGGCCTGCCGCTACATCATCGACACGCTCAAGACCACCGTCCCGATCTGGAAGAAGGAGTGGTACCGGGACGGGGCGGTCTGGATCGAGCCGACCGCCGCCGGCTAG
- the bcp gene encoding thioredoxin-dependent thiol peroxidase → MAMPRVGDRAPDFELQSTDGSLVRLDEQRGRKVVLFFYPRDDTPGCTREACGFRDRMSEIADRGTAVFGVSDDPVESHERFSSKFNLNFPLLADVERQAIEAYGVWVEKTMRGRTFMGTQRATFLIDEDGMVSAVWPDVKPDDHAEEVVQALDA, encoded by the coding sequence ATGGCGATGCCGCGCGTGGGCGACCGCGCCCCCGACTTCGAGCTCCAGTCGACCGACGGCAGCCTCGTTCGGCTCGATGAGCAGCGGGGTCGGAAGGTGGTGCTGTTCTTCTACCCGCGCGACGACACTCCCGGTTGCACCCGCGAGGCGTGCGGCTTTCGGGATCGGATGTCCGAGATTGCGGACCGCGGGACCGCCGTGTTCGGTGTCAGCGACGACCCGGTCGAATCGCACGAGCGCTTCAGCAGCAAGTTCAACCTGAACTTTCCGCTGCTGGCCGACGTGGAGCGCCAGGCCATCGAAGCTTACGGCGTGTGGGTGGAGAAGACTATGCGTGGCCGGACATTCATGGGCACCCAGCGCGCCACGTTCTTAATCGATGAGGACGGCATGGTGAGCGCCGTTTGGCCGGATGTGAAGCCCGACGACCATGCCGAGGAGGTGGTGCAAGCCCTCGACGCCTAG
- a CDS encoding molybdenum cofactor biosynthesis protein MoaB: protein MTHAHHGSRSTQEHRHESERIGAVKCAVLVISDSRTERTDRSGRTAERLITDGGHEIVHRDLVVNDADLIRGAIDASLAAGAQFVFCTGGTGLGDRDITVDTVTPMLDKVLDGYGEWFRRASWDQIGPAAILSRAVAGKLGRALIVCSPGSTAAVELALGELLVPELRHFIREVSR, encoded by the coding sequence ATGACGCACGCGCACCACGGGTCCCGCTCAACCCAGGAGCACCGTCACGAGTCCGAGCGCATCGGCGCCGTCAAGTGCGCGGTGCTCGTCATCAGCGACTCGCGCACCGAGCGCACCGACCGTTCCGGGCGCACGGCCGAGCGGCTCATCACCGACGGCGGGCACGAGATCGTGCACCGGGATCTGGTGGTCAACGACGCCGACCTCATTCGCGGCGCGATCGACGCATCGCTGGCGGCAGGCGCCCAGTTCGTGTTCTGCACGGGCGGAACGGGGCTGGGCGACCGCGACATCACCGTGGACACGGTGACGCCGATGCTCGACAAGGTGCTCGACGGCTACGGCGAGTGGTTCCGCCGGGCCAGCTGGGACCAGATCGGACCCGCGGCCATCCTGTCGCGGGCCGTAGCGGGCAAGCTGGGCCGGGCGCTGATCGTTTGCTCACCGGGATCGACGGCTGCGGTGGAGCTCGCGTTGGGCGAACTGCTGGTGCCCGAACTGCGGCATTTCATCCGCGAGGTCTCGCGCTAG
- a CDS encoding aminotransferase class III-fold pyridoxal phosphate-dependent enzyme yields the protein MKDPRTHNVASSYALWERANQIIPGGSQLISRRPYAFSNGFAPVYAERGKGSRIWDDQGVEYIDFGMSVTSAILGYADDVVDEAVIEQIGKGATYSLNSEREIELAELLIDRIPCAEMARFSKGGGESCAIAVRIARGATGRDVVLFSGYHGWHDWYLAAGHLKEGAFDPFALPNIRATGVPKALEGTSIPFPWGELEPLERLLEQHRGQVACIMMEPILLATRPPEGYLEGVRELATRENVVLIFDEVTTNFRYGANGIQDFVGVVPDLACFAKAISNGYAMGAVVGKRWVMEPAADMFVSSTYWSDLVGITAAITTLTEIERRDVPGQLADFGERLQSGMQEVLDEVDLPVTISGMPATPGITFTDPFDADESKKLNALVAQEAAKRGILFNTHPRHSTAHDDRDLGMTLEVFRKALLVTKEAIGRNAVDDVLEASLAPAIIPRPTLKPSNSG from the coding sequence GTGAAAGACCCCCGCACGCACAACGTAGCCAGTTCGTACGCGCTGTGGGAGCGCGCCAACCAGATCATTCCGGGCGGCTCGCAGCTCATCAGCCGCCGGCCCTATGCCTTTTCCAATGGATTCGCCCCGGTATACGCCGAGCGCGGCAAGGGCTCGCGCATCTGGGACGACCAGGGCGTGGAATACATCGACTTCGGGATGTCGGTGACCTCCGCCATCCTCGGTTACGCCGACGACGTCGTGGACGAGGCCGTGATCGAGCAGATCGGCAAAGGCGCGACCTACTCGCTCAACAGCGAGCGCGAGATCGAGCTGGCCGAGCTGCTGATCGACCGCATTCCGTGCGCCGAGATGGCGCGGTTTTCCAAGGGCGGCGGGGAGTCGTGCGCCATCGCGGTGCGCATCGCCCGCGGGGCCACGGGCCGGGACGTGGTGCTGTTCAGCGGCTACCACGGCTGGCACGACTGGTACCTGGCCGCCGGCCACCTGAAAGAGGGCGCGTTCGATCCGTTCGCCCTGCCGAACATCCGCGCCACCGGAGTGCCGAAGGCGCTCGAAGGCACCTCGATTCCGTTCCCCTGGGGCGAGCTCGAGCCGCTGGAGCGGCTGCTGGAGCAGCATCGCGGCCAGGTGGCCTGCATCATGATGGAGCCGATCCTGCTCGCCACTCGCCCGCCCGAGGGCTATCTGGAGGGCGTCCGCGAGCTGGCGACGCGCGAAAACGTGGTGCTGATCTTCGACGAGGTCACCACAAACTTCCGCTACGGCGCCAACGGCATCCAGGACTTCGTGGGCGTGGTCCCGGACCTGGCGTGCTTTGCCAAGGCCATCTCGAACGGCTACGCCATGGGCGCGGTGGTCGGCAAGCGCTGGGTGATGGAGCCGGCGGCGGACATGTTCGTCAGCAGCACCTATTGGAGCGATCTGGTGGGCATCACGGCGGCGATCACCACGCTCACCGAGATCGAGCGTCGGGACGTGCCGGGGCAACTGGCCGACTTCGGCGAGCGCTTGCAGTCGGGCATGCAGGAAGTGCTGGATGAGGTCGATCTGCCGGTGACGATCTCGGGCATGCCAGCGACTCCGGGCATCACCTTCACCGATCCGTTCGACGCCGACGAATCCAAGAAGCTGAACGCGCTGGTGGCGCAGGAAGCCGCCAAGCGGGGCATCTTGTTCAACACGCACCCGCGCCACAGCACAGCGCACGACGACCGCGACCTCGGCATGACGCTGGAGGTATTCCGCAAGGCCCTGCTGGTGACCAAGGAAGCGATCGGTCGGAACGCCGTCGACGACGTGCTGGAGGCCAGCCTGGCGCCGGCGATCATTCCGCGACCGACCTTGAAGCCAAGCAATTCGGGATGA